The genomic stretch CCTGGCCGAGTACGGCCGCAAGGTGCTGCTGGTCGACTTCGACCCTCAGGGCGCCTGCTCGGTCGGGCTGGGCGTCAACCCGCACAACCTCGACCTGAGCATCTACAACCTGCTCATGCAGGACGACGTCACCGCCGAGGACGTCATCATCAAGACCGACGTGGCCGGGCTGCACCTGCTGCCGGCCAACATCGACCTGTCAGCGGCCGAGATCCAGCTGGTCAACGAGGTCGCCCGCGAGATGGCCCTGGCCCGCGTGCTGCGCTCGGTCCGCAAGGAATACGACTTCATCCTGATCGACTGCCAGCCCTCGCTGGGCCTGCTGGCGATCAACGCCCTCACCATCGCGCACGGCGTGCTGATCCCGCTCGAGTGCGAGTTCTTCTCGCTTCGCGGTGTCGCCCTGCTGCTCGACACGATCGACAAGGTGCGCGAGCGGCTCAACTTCGACCTCGAGCTCGAGGGCATCCTCGCCACCATGTACGACTCGCGCACCACCCACTGCCGCCAGGTGCTGCAGCGTGTGGTCGAGGCGTTCGGCGACAAGGTCTACCAGACCGTCATCACCAAGACCGTCAAGTTCCCCGAGTCCACCGTGGCCGGCTCGCCGATCACGACCCTTGACCCGGCTTCCTCGGGCGCCCGCAACTACCGGCAGCTCGCCCGCGAGGTCATCGCCGCCAAGGCTGAGCGCGGCTGACAGCGCAATTCGCGCCTTAGGAGAACAGTGCTGTTCGCTCTTGGCGAGCCGGTGGCGTTCGTTGCGCTGGTGCTCTCGTTCCTGCTCGCGATCGTGCTGCGCGCCGTCGCCATCCGGGTGACCGCGCGTGCCGTCGGGCTGGCCGACCGCCGTGACTCGATCGCCCCGCGCCTGCGCGAAGACGTCGACCCGTTCGGCGGGGTCGCGGCCGCGATCGGCGGCATGGGCTGGGGCAAGATGCTCACCGTCGACGACGTGCCCCGCTACCAGGGCCGCGGAAAGGCCATCGCGGTGTTCGCGGCCGGGCCGATCGTCTGCATCGTCCTGTCGCAACTGCTTCTGCTCGGGTACGCGCTGACGTACCCGAACAATGTGCTGTCGATAATCGGACCGGCCGACGTACTGCTCGGCATCGGCCTGCCGACAGCGCATCAGGTGTGGCTGTCGATCGCGGTCGGGCTGCTCTGCTTCGGCATCCTTGCCCTGATCCCCGTCCCGCCACTGGACGGCTTCGGCATTCTCTACTCCGCCGTCACCAAGCCTGGCCAGGCACTTCAGTGGATGCGGCTGTGGTTCGAGGACAAGAACATCGGCGTCCTCGTGCTGCTGGTCCTGTGCATCTTCCCGCTCGGGATGCCGTTCCTGATGCAGATCCTGAACGCGCTGGGGCTGGTGTTCGTCCGCGTCTGGGGGTGACCCCTAAGCCCCGGATTCGTGCCGTCAGGGAGAAACCTGGAGGCGATCTGTGGCGCGGTAGGCGCACTCTGAACGCATCAGTTCATTCGCTTCGTTCGTTCCGCTACCGGAGATGATCGAGATGCGCAGCCAATTGCTCGCCGCCCGCGCCGCCGCCCTGTTCGCCAGCGACCTCCCGGCCGGGTCCCGGCCCAGCGCCACTGTCGTGGAAGCTGCCATCGCCCGGTCCGTTCGCAGCTGCGGCGGCACCCGGGGGTGTGCGGCCGCTCTCGCCGCCGCGTACGGCGACTACCCGGAGACCGCTGTGGCCCGCATGCGGTGGGCGCGCAGTGTGGTTCAGGGTGTTTATGAACCGTCGCTTTCGCCTTCGCCGGGCATGGCGCTGGCCGCTTGACTTGCCGGGGGTCACGCCCTGGCGGCGCGGCCCCCGGGCCGGTCGACGTGCGCCTCTCGGCGGCGTCTGGTGGTGAGCCGGGCGCTTCTGTGTCAGCAGCGGCTCTCGGTTTGCTGCGCTTTGGCGGTTTGCTGCGCTTTGCCGGTTCGGGGCGCTTTGCCGGCTCGGGACGCTTTGCCGGTCAGCGGCGCTTCTCCGGTCAGCGCGGAGTGATCACGGCGATCGGGAACTTCCGGTCGGTCTTGGTCTCGTAGTCGGCCGCGTCGGGCCAGTAGGCGCGCCAGATGCCGTAGAGCCGCTCCCAGTCGTCGTCGCGGCCCGCGCGTACGACCCGGTGGTCGGCCTTGAGCGTCTCGGCGCCCAGCTCGATGGTCACCGGCCCGTCGAGCGCCTCGAGGTTGGCGACCCACTGCGGCTCGGCCGGCGCGCCGCCCGCGCTGCCACAGAGCAGGTAGGAGTCGCCGTCGGGCGCCGCGACCAGCGGGTTGACCGTGACCTTGCCGGTCTTGCGGCCCGGCGTGTGCAGCAGCAGGGTGGTCTTGCCCTCCCAGTGGCCGCCGAGCACGCCGTTCTTGGCGCGGAAGTCGTCGATGACGGTGTCGTTGAACGAAGCCATGCGCCCAAGATTAGTTGACAACGAAAATTGTCCTCCATGGACTGTGCGCAGTGTCGCTGTGCCAACATCTCAGCATGGCGGACACCGGCAAGGTCGACTTCAAGAAGACGCTTGCGGTCTACCGCGCCCGCCGCGGGTTCCAGGTCGTGGACGTGCCCGACCTGCAATACCTGATGATCGACGGGCACGGGGATCCGAACACCGCGGTGTTCACCGAGGCCGTCGAGGCGCTCTACCCGCTGGCGTACAAGCTCAAATTCGCCAGCAAGAAGACCCTCGGACGCGATTACGTGGTCATGCCGCTCGAAGGCCTGTGGTGGGCCGGCGACATGGACGCCTTCACCGCCGCCCGCGACAAGTCGCGGTGGGACTGGACGCTGATGATCATGGTGCCCGACTGGATCACGCCGCGGATGTTCGCCGAGGTGGCGCCGGCCGGGTCACGGGTCCGCCTCGAGACGCTGGCCGAGGGCCGATGCGTGCAGACGTTGCACGTCGGCTCCTACGACGACGAAGCCGGGGTGCTCGCCGAGATGCACTCGAGCTTCATACCGTCGCGCGGCTTCACGATGGTGGGCAAGCACCACGAGATCTACCTCAGCGATCGCCGCAAAACCGAACCTTCCCGACTTCGTACGATCCTCCGGCAGCCCGTACGCGAATGATCGCCGGCCGGCGGCGGGGATCGTGCCGCTGGATGACCCGCGGCGTCCAGGGTGTTCCCGCCCTGGCGATGCTGACCTCGAGGACACAGCCCCCGGCCGTTCGGTGAGGACCGATATGTACCCGTTCGGGGGCAGTGACCGGACGGTGGGTCGGGCGTTGATCTTCAGAGGGATGGGAGTGACCTGTGAGGCGGGAGCAGGTTGTCGGAGCCGTGGTCTACGGTCAGTTCGTGCCTGAAGAGTCGACCCATCCGTCCGTGCCTGACGCGCCGCCCGTCCCGGTTCCGGGGGCGCCGGTTGCCGGCGGTGCGGCGCATGCCAACGACGCCGCAGTGCACGGCGGCTCGGGTGATGGCGGCTCGGGTGACGGCGGCTTCGGCGACGGCGGCTCGGGTGACGGCGGCGATGTGGCCGGGGCCGGCGTGGCGGTCGCTGCCGACGGGGTGACCGTTGACGCCGAGGGCAACCCGGTTGACGAGAGCAAGTTCCTCGTACGGCTGGACAACTTCACCGGGCCGTTCGATCTGCTGCTGCAACTGATCGGGAAGCACAAGCTCGACGTCACCGAGGTCGCGCTGCACCAGGTGACCGACGACTTCATCGCGTACATCCGGGCCATGGGCGACGACTGGGATCTCGGTGAGGCCAGCGAGTTCCTGCTGGTCGCGGCCACGCTGCTCGACCTCAAGGCGGCCCGCCTGCTGCCCGCGGCCGACGTCGAGGACGAGGAAGACCTGGCCCTGCTCGAGGCCCGTGACCTGCTCTTTGCGCGTCTGCTGCAGTACAAGGCGTACAAGGAGGCCGCGGCTCACATCATGGAGCTCGAGGTCAACGGCATGCGGCGCTGGCCTCGCATGGTGTCGATGGAACCGCGGTATGCCGAGGCGCTGCCCGACCTGGTGCTGGGCGTCGGGCCGGAGCGGCTGTTCAAGCTGGCCCTCAAGCAGTTCACCCCGAAACCGGGGCCGCCGCAGGTGTCGATCGCGCACATCCACCAGGTGCGGGTCAGTGTTCGTGAGCATGCGGCCCTGCTGCGCGACCGGTTGCGCCGTGCCGGGCAGGCGACGTTCACGCTGCTGGTTGCGGACTGTGACAACACGCTGGAGGTGGTGGCCCGCTTCCTGGCGTTGCTGGAGCTCTATCGCGAGGGGTTGATCGACTTCGAGCAACCGGTGTCGCTGGATGAGCTGACCGTGCGCTGGATCGGCGGGGACGCCCCGGACGCCGAGCTCGACATCGACGACTACGAGGGGACGAAGCCGGAGGTCGACACGGCGGCGTCCGAACCTGGGGAAGAAGGGGCCGCTGCCTCGGAGCCGGGCGCTGACGACCCCGTCGCCGCGGGTCGGGACGACTCCGCTGACGATCTCTACGAGGACGACGACGACGATTCGGACCTCGACGCGTTTGACGTGGCCCCGATCGAGGAGGAGCCGCCTGGCCTCGGTGCTCGCGGCGGGACGGCCGACGGAAGCCTGGATGACTCCGACGATGCCGGTGTGGCTGGCCGCGGCGGGATTGCGGACGACTCCGATGGCGTCGGCGCGGATGCTCACAGCGAGGCGGCTGACGATGTCGATGGCGGCGGCGAGGTGGCCGACGATCTGGACGGCGCCGGCGTCGGCGTGGGTGGCGGTGAGGCGGTTGTCGGTCTGGGCGGTGCGGGGGTGGACGGCGACGGCGGTGAGGCGGTTGTCGGTCTGGGCGGTGCGCGGGTGGACGGCGACGGCGGTGAGGCGGTTGTCGGCCTGGGCGGTGCGCGGGTGGACGGCGACGGCGGTGAGGCGGTTGTCGATCTGGGCGGCGCGGGCGTGGATGGCGAGCGGGGTGAGCAAGGCTCCGAGCTCAGCGCAGCCGAGCGGCGGGTCGATGAGGATGCAGCGCGGTCCGCGGGGGTTGAGAGCGTTGCGCCCGGCTTGAGTGGGGAAGCGCCAGAATCGGCTGTTCCGGGGCGGGAGCTGGGGTCTGACCGGCTTGACGAGCGTGATGATCTTGGTGGGGTAGACGACGACGCGGAGGAACGATCGTGAGCAGCGACGAGCGGCAGGACTCGCTGGCGGCGCAGGCGGCGGCCTGGGTGCCGCCGTGGGAACGTGCCCCGCGGCGCCCGGATCGGGAGTTCCAGGAGCGGGTCGAAGCCGAGGCGGGCGAGCAGGCGTCCGAACCCGAGGAGGGGGAGGAACTCAGTCAGGCGGGGCTTTCCGAGGACGACGACGACTTCGATCCTGCGTTCGAGGGGCCCAACCCCCGTACGCGGGAAGCCGAGGGGGACGAGTCGGCAGAAACGCCTGCGGTTGGGCTCGACGACGCTGCTGCAGTTTCGACCGTGGGGCAGTTGTCGGACCCGGGCGTTGAGGAACCGGCGTTGGGTGAGCTGGGGGATGAGTCGGCGGGCGTCGACGCGCCGAGCGAGCCTGGGGACGAGTCGGCGGGGGTCGACGCGCCGGCCGGGGTGCCGGGGCGGGAGGGCATCGAGACGCCTCCGGGGGCGGAGATGCCGTTGCCGGAGCCGATCGAGGAAGCGGCGGAGGCGGCCGACGCGGATGAGCCGGGTACGCCGGTGGACGCGCCGCTGCCTGCTGAGGGGGACGACGCGGCGGACGTGTTCGACTCGGCGGCCGATGACGACGTGAGCGATGACGGCGAGATGGATTTGCTGTTCGCCGACGAGGTGCCGCCGCCGAACAGCGCCGCTGACAATGTCGCGGGCAGGACAGGTCACGCGGCCGGCCGTGGGCAAAGCGAGCGGGCCGGGGGTGACCGTGCTGAGGGCGACCGGGCCGAGAGCGACCGCGCTGAGAGCGACCGGGCCGAGAGCGACCGCGCTGAGAGCGACCGCGCTGAGAGCGACCGCGCTGAGAGCGACCGCGCTGAGAGCGACCGCGCTGAGAGCGACCGCGCTGAGAGCGACCGCGCTGAGAGCGACCGCGCTGAGAGCGACCGTGCTGGGAGCGAGCGGGCCGAGGGCGACCGTGCTGGGAGCGAGCGGGCCGAGGGCGACCGTGCTGAGAGCGACCGGGCCGGGGGTGACCGTGCTGAGAGCGACCGGGCCGAGGGAGCCGACGCTCGGGGCGACCGGCTCGAGGGCGCCGGAGGTGAGGGCGGCGCGGACGAGGCTGCGGTTGTTGACGCGGCCGCGGCGGGGGCCAGGGCGGCTGCTGAGGGCGAGGGCGAGCCGGTCAAGAGGTCCAAGGGGGCGAAGGCCCGGGCGGTGCCGGGGCAGAAGCGGCGTGCCGGGGAGCCCCTCGGGACGGGGGATGAGTCGTCACCGCGTACGGGGAACGCTGACGTTGATCTTCCGGGGTTGACCGACGACGCGGAGCTGGCGGGGGCTCTGGAGGCGATCATGCTGGTCGTCGACGAGCCGGTCGGGGAGTTGCAGCTGGCGCAGATCCTGGAGCAGCCGACCGAGCGGATCGCGGCGATGTTGGACAACCTGTCGGCGCGGTACACGGCGGCGGGGCACGGGTTCGACCTTCGGCGGGTCGCGGGCGGGTGGCGTCTGTACACGCGGCCGGAATACGCGGCGTACGTGGAAAGGTTTGTCCTCGACGGGCAGTCTGTGCGGCTGACCCAGGCGGCACTGGAGACACTGGCTGTGGTCGCCTACAAACAGCCGGTGACGCGTTCGCGGATCAGCGCCATCCGCGGTGTGAACTGCGACGGGGTCATGCGTACGCTTGCTACTCGCGGCCTGATCGAGGAATGCGGCACCGAGAGCGAAACCGGGGCACACCTGTATCGCACGACGGGGCTGTTCCTCGAGAAGCTCGGCCTCAACTCGGTCGACCAGCTGCCGCCGCTCGCCCCATTTTTGCCCGACGACGTGGAAGAAGTGCTCGATGCCACAGGCTGACACCGCCGAACGCCTCCAGAAAGTCCTGGCGGCGGCCGGTGTTGGATCCCGGCGCGCCTGCGAAGACCTGATCTTCCGCCGGCGCGTCACGGTCAACGGCAAGGTCGCCAAGCTCGGTGACAAGGTCGATCCCGACACCGCGGAGATCCTCGTCGACGGGCAGCGGGTGATCACCAACAAGAAGCTCGTCTACCTGGCGCTGAACAAGCCGCGCGGCGTCGTCTCCTCGCTCGACGACGAGAAGGGCCGCACCGAGCTGGCGGATTTCGTCGGCCAGTTCGACGTGCGGCTGCACCACGTGGGCCGGCTCGACGCCGACTCCGAGGGCCTGCTGCTGATCACCAACGACGGCGAGCTCACCAACAAGCTCACCCACCCGCGGTACGAGATCCAGAAGACGTACGTGGCCGAGGTCGTCAACGGCCCGCTGCCGCGCAATGTCGGCCGGCAACTGCTCGCCGGTGTCGAACTCGAGGACGGCCCGGCCAAGGCCGACGGGTTCAAGCTGCTGGGCGCGCTCGGCAAGACCGCGCAGGTCGAGATCGTGCTGCACGAGGGCCGCAAGCACATCGTGCGCCGCATGATGGAGGAGGTCGGGCACCCGGTGACCCGCCTGATCCGTACGGCGGTCGGCCCGGTGCGCCTCGGCGACCTTCGTCCGGGCGGGTTCCGGCACCTGTCCCAGGCGGAGGTCGCGGCGCTGTTCAAGGCGGCCGGCAGCTGACGTTCGCGGCATTGATGCCGGGGCATGCGATCTGTCTCCAGTGGAAAGGACGGATCGCATGGTCACCAATTCCCCGGCAGCTGTTCGGGGTGTTCCAGGCATCGGTGCTGCACAACATCGTGCATCTGCTGTTCGGCATCGTGGGTCTGGCGCTGGCCCGTACGGTGTCCGGCGCGCGCGCCTACCTGATCGGTGGCGGTGCCGTTTACCTGGTGCTCTGGCTCTACGGCCTGGTTGTGGCACAGGACTCAAGCGCCAACTTCGTGCCGGTGAACACCGCCGACGACTGGCTGCACCTCGGGCTGGGCGTCGGGATGATCGCTCTCGGGTTCCTGCTGTCGCGCCGGGACCGGGCTGCCGTCACTGGCCGGTGAGCAGCAACAGGCCCAGGGCTTCCACGCCCCGGGCCTGATTGTGTCCAGCTCACTCGGGCCGGTAGCCGGGTGAGTCGCCGGCCACGTCACGGGTGTTGTAGCCGGCGCGGTGGACCTCTGAGGGCTGCGAGCCCTCGTCACGATTGCCGCGCTTGTCCTCCGGCGCGAGATCGCCCTGGTCGTCCACAGGCTGCTCGATCGAGTGGCCGGGCGGCCGCAGGGATGCCGCGTACGCGGTGGTGCCGTCGGGTTCATCAGTCATCCCGTACGGGTTCCCGGGGCTTTGCCGGGCAAACAGGCATGCTCGTCCGTTCGCCGGGAAAGCGGACGTCGTGAACGCTGTCGCCGCTTCGAGTGAATGGATCGCGCCGGACGGGGTGCGGCAGCCGGGCGGGGAGGTGCACGCCTGGCGCCAGGGCACCAACCAGACGGTGTGCGGGCTGCAGCTGAGCCGCACCCGGTTGCGGCGGTTCCCGCATGTGCCGTTCGACTTCCGCGCCACCGACATGGTCACCCCGGAAGATCAGGTACGGCACATCTGCCCGCGCTGCGTGGCGGCCACTTCGAAGCGCGGGCAGTCGAAGAGCTGGACCCGGGTGTCGCCCAGACCGTGATCACCAGCTTGCCGACGGTGTGCTCCCGGGGAAAGCCGGTGAGAGCCTGAACGGCCTGCTACGGGATCGGCGGGTTGGCGAGGGTGCAGCTTTCGGGTCGGCTACGGCCGGAGGGTGCCCGGCCGCTGCCGCATCCCGCGCCCGGTGCCGGGTCCGCGGCTGAATCCGAACTTGAGTTGCCACGGGACGACTCCTGCGTAACCACCGGGAACATCCCGTGGTCGCGCTACGGCCTTTCGTGGCGATCAGCTTGCGTTGCGCCTCGGGTTGATGATGGTGCTTCTGCTGCGCCCGACGTGGCGTACGGGAAAGGGGGTTTTTACTCGATGCTGCTCAGCGCCTTGATCACCGGGGCGTAGAGGCGGGTTTTGATGGTTTCGAGTGTGGGGCCGGCCTTGGCGATGTGGGTGGCGGCCAGCTCGATGGCGGCGCTCAGCAGCTCGGACTCGGGGAGGGCCCGGTCGACGATCTGGCGTTCGGCTGCCTCGGCGCCGCCGAAGCGACGGGCCAGGATCATGGCCTCGTGCGCGGCCTGCGGGGTCAGGCGCGACTGGATGAGAGCGGACATTCCGGGGGTGAACGGGATGTTGATGTCGGCTTCGGGCAAGCACCAGAAGCCGCGGTCGGCGCGCATGAGGCGCACGTCGTGGGCGAGCGAGAGCATGGCGCCGGCGGCGAACGTGTGGCCCTGCAGGGCGGCGACCGTGACGAGTGGCAAGGTCAACACGCGGGTGAGCAGGGCCTGGACGCGTACGCCGTAGTCGGTGAACCGCTCGGGATGCTCCATCAGCCACTCGAGGTCGAGGCCGTTGGACCAGAACTTGCCGGTGGCCTTTGTGACGAGAGCGCGAGGTTCGTCGTTTTTCTCGACCTCGTCGAGAAGGGACTCGAGCTCGGTCAACCAGTCGGGGTGGAACCGGTTCTCGCTGTCGCCGAGATCGAGGACGTAGACCGCATCGTGGCGTTCGAGTGCAGGCATGGCAGCTCCTCCGAGGTTACTAGCCGGTAACATACCCTAGTTCGTCGCTCCGCGGCAGGGCGGGCACAATGGGAGGGTTGGTCGGGCAGGCAAACCTTGGAGGAACGGTGGCGGAAGAAGCACGGCCGGAAAAGTGCGTGGTCGCGGTCGACGGCCCCTCCGGTTCCGGCAAGTCCACCGTTTCCCGGCGGCTGGCCACCAGGGTCGACGGCGTCTACCTCGACACCGGCGCCATGTACCGGGCCGTGACCTGGGCCGTTCTGCAGGCCGGCGTCGACCTCAACGACCCGGACGCCATCGCGAAGATCGCGCTCGAGACCGAGCTGTCGATCGGCACCGACCCGGCGGCGCCGCACTTCGCGGCCAACGGCACCAACGTCGACGAGCCCATCCGCGGCGTCGAGGTCACCCAGGCCGTGTCGGCCGTCGCCGCCGTGCCCGCCGTCCGCAAGCACCTCGTGGCCCTACAGCAGGCGATCATCGCCGGGCAGCCGCGCATCATCGTCGAGGGCCGCGACATCGCCACCGTCGTCGCCCCCGACGCCGACCTCAAGGTCTACCTGACCGCCTCCTCGGCCGCGCGCGCTCAGCGCCGCAGCGCCGAGGACGCCTCCGACGTGAAGGCGACCGAGGCCGACCTGGCCCGGCGCGACAAGCTCGACTCGACGCGTAAGGCCGACCCGCTGAAGCTCGCCGACGACGCCATCGAGGTCGACACGACCGGCATCGGCATCGACGAGGTCGTCACCTACGTTTTGAATCTTTTGAACAGCAAGGTGAAGTCGTGAGTGAAGTCCCTTCGGCCGTTCTGTCCGAGGACTCCGATGCCGGCCCGGCCCCCGTCGTAGCCGTCGTCGGCCGCCCCAACGTGGGCAAATCCACCCTGGTCAACCGCATCATCGGCCGCCGTCAGGCCGTCGTGGAGGATGTCCCCGGCGTCACCCGCGACCGGGTGCCGTACGACGCGCAGTGGAACGGTCGCCGCTTCACGGTGGTCGACACCGGCGGCTGGGAACCCGACGCTCGCGACAGGGCGGCGGCGATTGCCGCTCAGGCTGAGATCGCTGTGCAGACCGCTGACGTGGTCGTGTTCGTCGTCGACGTGTCCGTGGGCGCGACCGATGTCGACGAGGCCGCGGTGAAGATGCTGCGCCGGTCGCACAAACCGGTCATTCTGGTCGCGAACAAGGCTGACAACAACGCGCTCGAGCTTGAGGCTGTTTCGCTGTGGTCGTTGGGGCTGGGGGAACCGCACCCGATCTCGGCTCTGCACGGCCGGGGTTCCGGTGACCTGCTGGACGACATCCTCGACGCGCTTCCCGAACCTCCCCCGATCGTGGAGGGCGGGCCTCGCGGGCCGCGGCGGGTTGCGCTGGTCGGGCGGCCCAACGTGGGCAAGTCGTCGCTGCTCAACCGGGTGTCCAAGGAGGAGCGGGCGGTCGTCGACTCCGTTGCGGGCACGACCGTTGACCCTGTCGACAGCCTCGTGGAGATGGACGGGGAGCTGTGGCAGTTCGTCGACACCGCCGGGCTTCGCAAGAGGGTCAATCAGGCTTCCGGTACGGAGTACTACGCGTCCCTGCGTACGGCGGGTGCTGTCGAAGCGGCCGAGGTTGCGGTAGTGCTGCTGGACTCCGCCGAACCCATCTCCGAGCAGGACCAGCGGGTGCTGACCCAGGTCGTCGAGGCCGGCAAGGCGCTGGTGATCGCCTTCAACAAGTGGGACCTGGTGGATGCGGATCGCCGGTTCTACCTCGACAAGGAGATCGACCGCGAACTCAAGCGGATCCCGTGGGCAGTGCGAGTCAACATCTCGGCGAAAACGGGGCGGGCTGTCGACAAGCTGGCTCCTGCCCTTCGCCGCGCTCTGGCTTCCTGGGAGCAGCGGGTTCCCACCGGTGCCCTCAACCAGTGGCTGACCGCTTTGACCCAGGCCACCCCCCATCCCGTACGGGGTGGACGTGCGCCCCGCATCTTGTTCGCCACTCAGGCCGGCGTGGCGCCGCCTCGGTTCGTGCTCTTCACTACCGGGCCGCTGGACGCCGGCTACCAGCGGTTTGTCGAGCGCAAGCTGCGCGAGGAGTTCGGTTTCGAGGGGTCACCGATCGAGGTGTCCGTGAAGCCGCGCAAGAAGACGGGGCCGGGGGGTCGGGGCAAGGCCCACGGGTAGGGCTTGCTAAGCTTTCAGAGTTGCCGCGCGGTGCTCAGCCGGGCGGCGGCGGGCTGTAGCGCAGCTTGGTAGCGCACTTGACTGGGGGTCAAGGGGTCGCAGGTTCAAATCCTGTCAGCCCGACGTTGTGAAAGGCCAGCTCAGCTGGCCTTTTTCATTTCCCGCCGTGAATGCCTCCGGATCTTCGCGACACGCATTTTTGCCCGAACGCGCGTACGGTTTACCGAATCGTCGTTGATCGCGTCCCTCCTGCCGGCCTATGGGGGAGTGCAGCGTCCGGTCTCCACGTGAGCGCGTGCATCCCGGCAGTGGCGTTGACCAGGCATTCCCTCCCGTGATCCGTCGGCAACCGGTGTGTGGCTGCGACCTCCGGTATCACTGTCATTCGATGTCCACTCAGGATGAT from Paractinoplanes brasiliensis encodes the following:
- a CDS encoding ParA family protein — its product is MAGNADRAEAWTSALREQQGSMDLGADLGPADPTAYTMRRPIPEPMPTDRHGPARIIALANQKGGVGKTTTTINLGAALAEYGRKVLLVDFDPQGACSVGLGVNPHNLDLSIYNLLMQDDVTAEDVIIKTDVAGLHLLPANIDLSAAEIQLVNEVAREMALARVLRSVRKEYDFILIDCQPSLGLLAINALTIAHGVLIPLECEFFSLRGVALLLDTIDKVRERLNFDLELEGILATMYDSRTTHCRQVLQRVVEAFGDKVYQTVITKTVKFPESTVAGSPITTLDPASSGARNYRQLAREVIAAKAERG
- a CDS encoding M50 family metallopeptidase translates to MLFALGEPVAFVALVLSFLLAIVLRAVAIRVTARAVGLADRRDSIAPRLREDVDPFGGVAAAIGGMGWGKMLTVDDVPRYQGRGKAIAVFAAGPIVCIVLSQLLLLGYALTYPNNVLSIIGPADVLLGIGLPTAHQVWLSIAVGLLCFGILALIPVPPLDGFGILYSAVTKPGQALQWMRLWFEDKNIGVLVLLVLCIFPLGMPFLMQILNALGLVFVRVWG
- a CDS encoding nitroreductase/quinone reductase family protein encodes the protein MASFNDTVIDDFRAKNGVLGGHWEGKTTLLLHTPGRKTGKVTVNPLVAAPDGDSYLLCGSAGGAPAEPQWVANLEALDGPVTIELGAETLKADHRVVRAGRDDDWERLYGIWRAYWPDAADYETKTDRKFPIAVITPR
- a CDS encoding GyrI-like domain-containing protein, with the translated sequence MADTGKVDFKKTLAVYRARRGFQVVDVPDLQYLMIDGHGDPNTAVFTEAVEALYPLAYKLKFASKKTLGRDYVVMPLEGLWWAGDMDAFTAARDKSRWDWTLMIMVPDWITPRMFAEVAPAGSRVRLETLAEGRCVQTLHVGSYDDEAGVLAEMHSSFIPSRGFTMVGKHHEIYLSDRRKTEPSRLRTILRQPVRE
- a CDS encoding pseudouridine synthase, with product MPQADTAERLQKVLAAAGVGSRRACEDLIFRRRVTVNGKVAKLGDKVDPDTAEILVDGQRVITNKKLVYLALNKPRGVVSSLDDEKGRTELADFVGQFDVRLHHVGRLDADSEGLLLITNDGELTNKLTHPRYEIQKTYVAEVVNGPLPRNVGRQLLAGVELEDGPAKADGFKLLGALGKTAQVEIVLHEGRKHIVRRMMEEVGHPVTRLIRTAVGPVRLGDLRPGGFRHLSQAEVAALFKAAGS
- a CDS encoding enoyl-CoA hydratase/isomerase family protein, which produces MPALERHDAVYVLDLGDSENRFHPDWLTELESLLDEVEKNDEPRALVTKATGKFWSNGLDLEWLMEHPERFTDYGVRVQALLTRVLTLPLVTVAALQGHTFAAGAMLSLAHDVRLMRADRGFWCLPEADINIPFTPGMSALIQSRLTPQAAHEAMILARRFGGAEAAERQIVDRALPESELLSAAIELAATHIAKAGPTLETIKTRLYAPVIKALSSIE
- the cmk gene encoding (d)CMP kinase yields the protein MAEEARPEKCVVAVDGPSGSGKSTVSRRLATRVDGVYLDTGAMYRAVTWAVLQAGVDLNDPDAIAKIALETELSIGTDPAAPHFAANGTNVDEPIRGVEVTQAVSAVAAVPAVRKHLVALQQAIIAGQPRIIVEGRDIATVVAPDADLKVYLTASSAARAQRRSAEDASDVKATEADLARRDKLDSTRKADPLKLADDAIEVDTTGIGIDEVVTYVLNLLNSKVKS
- the der gene encoding ribosome biogenesis GTPase Der, whose protein sequence is MSEVPSAVLSEDSDAGPAPVVAVVGRPNVGKSTLVNRIIGRRQAVVEDVPGVTRDRVPYDAQWNGRRFTVVDTGGWEPDARDRAAAIAAQAEIAVQTADVVVFVVDVSVGATDVDEAAVKMLRRSHKPVILVANKADNNALELEAVSLWSLGLGEPHPISALHGRGSGDLLDDILDALPEPPPIVEGGPRGPRRVALVGRPNVGKSSLLNRVSKEERAVVDSVAGTTVDPVDSLVEMDGELWQFVDTAGLRKRVNQASGTEYYASLRTAGAVEAAEVAVVLLDSAEPISEQDQRVLTQVVEAGKALVIAFNKWDLVDADRRFYLDKEIDRELKRIPWAVRVNISAKTGRAVDKLAPALRRALASWEQRVPTGALNQWLTALTQATPHPVRGGRAPRILFATQAGVAPPRFVLFTTGPLDAGYQRFVERKLREEFGFEGSPIEVSVKPRKKTGPGGRGKAHG